Proteins from a genomic interval of Geodermatophilus obscurus DSM 43160:
- a CDS encoding ubiquitin-like small modifier protein 1, producing MAIEVRIPTILRTHTGGNKTVEGSGDTLAALVDDLDAKHPGLKNRLVTEEGKLHRFVNVYVNDEDVRFTGALDTQVKDGDSVTILPAVAGGC from the coding sequence ATGGCCATCGAGGTCCGGATCCCGACCATCCTGCGCACCCACACCGGCGGCAACAAGACCGTCGAGGGCAGCGGGGACACCCTGGCCGCGCTCGTCGACGACCTCGACGCCAAGCACCCGGGCCTGAAGAACCGCCTCGTCACCGAGGAGGGCAAGCTGCACCGCTTCGTCAACGTCTACGTCAACGACGAGGACGTGCGCTTCACCGGTGCGCTCGACACCCAGGTCAAGGACGGCGACTCCGTCACGATCCTCCCGGCGGTCGCCGGCGGC